Proteins encoded by one window of Streptomyces sp. LX-29:
- a CDS encoding ATP-binding protein: protein MISRPSRHCTVELQALPARIGQVRRIVSAQLRYWHLDELIDPAALGVTELLTNVHRHAEPDKECTVEIVLMLDRLTVSVRDRDPRLPSLGDADPVSTHGRGLALVEAVSESWGMHARDDGSGKVVWFTLAVPQTTAPARSPFATHGTGRAAPPDRRDPVRPPATPVNIRERAKSGVAG from the coding sequence GTGATCAGTCGTCCAAGCAGGCACTGCACGGTGGAGCTCCAGGCTCTGCCGGCGCGGATCGGACAGGTCCGCAGAATCGTATCGGCGCAGCTGCGCTACTGGCATCTCGACGAGCTCATCGACCCCGCGGCGCTCGGCGTCACCGAGTTGCTGACCAACGTCCACCGGCACGCGGAGCCCGACAAGGAGTGCACGGTGGAGATCGTCCTCATGCTGGACCGACTCACCGTCTCGGTGCGCGACCGCGATCCGCGACTGCCCAGCCTCGGCGACGCCGACCCGGTCAGCACGCACGGCCGCGGACTCGCCCTGGTGGAGGCGGTCAGCGAGAGCTGGGGCATGCACGCGCGGGACGACGGCAGCGGCAAGGTGGTGTGGTTCACGCTCGCCGTGCCGCAGACCACCGCCCCCGCCAGGTCGCCGTTCGCTACGCACGGCACCGGGCGTGCGGCCCCGCCCGACCGCCGGGACCCGGTGCGCCCGCCGGCCACCCCGGTGAACATCCGCGAACGCGCGAAGTCCGGTGTGGCCGGCTGA
- a CDS encoding ABC transporter permease, whose translation MTGPRAALRLSRASLRAHKRRFAGTFLAVVLGVAFLGATLVMGDTLRAGFDTMFGEATGGTDAVVRSRDVITVSGQTQGTREPVPTELARTVARVPGVAAAEPDIRGAGQLVGRDGEPVGGQGPPTLAGNWIDDPRLNPYRLAEGRAPRVSGEAVVNRGAAKEGGLRVGDTAVLRTPDPVTVRIVGLASFGGEDGMGKTTFTGLTRADAEKYLSARPGRAADILVRADPGVGQRELVAALTPVLPHGIEAVTGQESAEESLDLVSGAFLTLFTSFLLVFAGIALLVAVFTIHNTLAIVVAQRTRENALLRALGAARSQVVGATLAEAAAVAVVASLAGLAGGIGLAAGFRALLPALGFPFPGGDLVITAGSLLLPCAVGLTVCVASALLPAVRAGRTAPLAALRETAAPPTGVPRRRTAVGAGLAVAGVALTATGAAGAPSLTLTAAGALLTLAALLVLGPVLAGAAVRVMSAPLVRLRGVTGRLARRNALRSPRRTAATAAALMVGVAVVSLFTVFAASVKTTLNQTVARGFAGDVAVSAPGFGAGGSGLSPRLAPALGALPEVETALGLGRGVAKVDGGGRSLTVTDPAALAAVLDLGRVEGSLRTLGTGGLAVSADEADRRGWRVGSTARLTFADGVTRPFTVQAVYAEDGLAGDYVLGRAAWAPHRGQEADTLVAVAFEDGVSAADGKAAVSRAAAAYGSPEVRTREEYAASSAGGIDMMLSLVYALLALAVLIAVLGIANTLGLAVHERTRELGLLRAVGQTRSQLRAMVRWESVLVAAFGTVGGLALGGFLGWALVRASDSERAGAFTLPAVPLAVVALVGVAAGVLAGLRPARRAARRDLLRAVAAE comes from the coding sequence ATGACCGGGCCCCGGGCCGCGCTGCGGCTCAGCCGCGCCTCGCTGCGCGCCCACAAGCGCCGCTTCGCGGGCACCTTCCTCGCCGTCGTGCTGGGTGTGGCCTTCCTCGGCGCCACCCTCGTCATGGGCGACACGCTGCGGGCCGGCTTCGACACCATGTTCGGCGAGGCGACCGGCGGTACGGACGCGGTGGTGCGCAGCAGGGACGTGATCACCGTCTCCGGTCAGACACAGGGCACCCGCGAGCCGGTGCCGACGGAGCTCGCGCGCACGGTGGCTCGGGTGCCCGGCGTGGCGGCGGCGGAACCCGACATCCGGGGCGCGGGGCAGCTCGTCGGCCGTGACGGCGAGCCCGTCGGCGGTCAGGGGCCGCCCACCCTCGCCGGCAACTGGATCGACGACCCCCGCCTCAACCCGTACCGGCTGGCCGAGGGGCGCGCGCCCCGCGTGAGCGGCGAGGCGGTCGTCAACCGCGGCGCGGCGAAGGAGGGCGGGCTGCGCGTAGGCGACACGGCGGTGCTGCGCACCCCCGACCCGGTCACCGTGCGCATCGTCGGCCTGGCCAGCTTCGGCGGCGAGGACGGCATGGGGAAGACCACCTTCACCGGGCTGACCCGCGCGGACGCGGAGAAGTACCTCAGCGCGCGGCCCGGGCGGGCCGCGGACATCCTGGTGCGCGCGGACCCCGGGGTCGGCCAGCGGGAGCTCGTCGCCGCCCTGACGCCCGTGCTGCCCCACGGCATCGAGGCGGTCACCGGGCAGGAGTCCGCCGAGGAGAGCCTCGATCTGGTCTCCGGCGCCTTCCTGACCCTGTTCACCTCCTTCCTGCTGGTCTTCGCCGGGATCGCGCTGCTGGTCGCGGTCTTCACCATCCACAACACGCTCGCGATCGTCGTCGCCCAGCGCACGCGGGAGAACGCCCTGCTGCGCGCCCTGGGTGCTGCCCGGAGCCAGGTGGTAGGCGCCACCCTCGCCGAGGCCGCGGCCGTCGCGGTCGTCGCCTCGCTGGCCGGGCTGGCCGGCGGCATCGGCCTGGCGGCCGGGTTCCGGGCGCTCCTCCCCGCGCTCGGCTTCCCCTTCCCCGGCGGGGACCTGGTGATCACGGCGGGCTCGCTGCTGCTGCCGTGCGCCGTCGGCCTGACGGTCTGTGTGGCCTCCGCGCTGCTGCCCGCCGTGCGGGCCGGTCGCACCGCGCCGCTGGCCGCGTTGCGGGAGACCGCCGCCCCGCCCACGGGTGTGCCCCGCCGCCGCACCGCGGTCGGGGCGGGGCTGGCGGTGGCCGGCGTCGCGCTCACCGCCACCGGAGCGGCCGGCGCTCCCTCCCTGACCCTGACCGCGGCCGGCGCGCTGCTCACCCTCGCGGCGCTCCTCGTGCTCGGTCCGGTCCTCGCCGGGGCCGCGGTGCGTGTCATGAGCGCCCCACTCGTCCGGCTGCGCGGGGTCACCGGCCGACTGGCGCGGCGCAACGCGCTGCGCAGCCCCCGGCGGACCGCGGCCACCGCCGCCGCGTTGATGGTCGGCGTCGCCGTCGTCTCCCTGTTCACCGTCTTCGCCGCCTCGGTGAAGACCACCCTGAACCAGACGGTTGCGCGCGGCTTCGCGGGCGATGTCGCCGTCAGCGCGCCGGGGTTCGGGGCGGGCGGCAGCGGGCTCAGCCCCCGACTGGCCCCGGCGCTGGGCGCGCTGCCGGAGGTGGAGACCGCGCTCGGCCTCGGGCGGGGCGTGGCGAAGGTGGACGGGGGAGGGCGGAGCCTGACCGTCACCGACCCCGCCGCCCTGGCCGCGGTCCTCGACCTGGGCCGGGTGGAGGGCTCGCTCCGCACGCTCGGCACCGGCGGCCTCGCTGTCTCCGCCGACGAGGCGGACCGGCGCGGCTGGCGCGTCGGTTCCACCGCCCGGCTCACCTTCGCCGACGGCGTCACCCGGCCCTTCACGGTCCAGGCCGTGTACGCCGAGGACGGCCTCGCCGGCGACTACGTCCTCGGCCGCGCGGCCTGGGCGCCGCACCGCGGCCAGGAGGCCGACACGCTCGTCGCCGTGGCCTTTGAGGACGGCGTCTCCGCGGCCGACGGCAAGGCCGCCGTCTCCCGGGCCGCCGCCGCGTACGGGAGTCCGGAGGTGCGGACGCGGGAGGAGTACGCCGCCTCCTCGGCCGGCGGCATCGACATGATGCTCAGCCTCGTCTACGCGCTACTGGCCCTGGCCGTGCTGATCGCGGTCCTCGGCATCGCCAACACCCTCGGGCTCGCGGTCCACGAACGCACCCGGGAGCTCGGCCTGCTGCGCGCGGTCGGCCAGACCCGCTCCCAACTGCGTGCCATGGTCCGCTGGGAGTCGGTGCTGGTCGCCGCCTTCGGCACCGTCGGCGGCCTCGCCCTCGGCGGCTTCCTCGGCTGGGCGCTGGTCCGTGCCTCCGACAGCGAGCGCGCCGGCGCCTTCACCCTGCCGGCCGTCCCGCTCGCCGTGGTCGCGCTGGTGGGGGTCGCCGCCGGAGTGCTGGCCGGGCTGCGCCCCGCGCGGCGCGCGGCTCGACGCGACCTGCTCCGCGCGGTGGCCGCGGAGTGA
- a CDS encoding SHOCT domain-containing protein, protein MDPLAHAFADGGGPGPWILLVPLVWALVVVGGIALLRGTVWRGRGPSPKERAEAHGEPSPIALLGRRFAAGEIDEDEYRRRLSVLDERFGRHGGGKGAAA, encoded by the coding sequence ATGGACCCCCTGGCGCACGCCTTCGCCGACGGCGGCGGGCCCGGCCCCTGGATCCTGCTCGTTCCCCTGGTCTGGGCGCTGGTCGTGGTCGGCGGCATCGCCCTGCTGCGGGGCACCGTCTGGCGCGGCCGCGGCCCCTCGCCGAAGGAGCGGGCGGAGGCGCACGGCGAGCCCTCGCCGATCGCCCTCCTGGGTCGCCGCTTCGCGGCCGGGGAGATCGACGAGGACGAGTACCGGCGCCGACTGTCCGTCCTGGACGAGCGGTTCGGCCGACACGGCGGCGGCAAGGGGGCCGCGGCATGA
- a CDS encoding TetR/AcrR family transcriptional regulator codes for MYSDHMSTTERLIESTQELLWERGYVGTSPKAIQQRAGAGQGSMYHHFRGKPDLALTAIRRTAEQLRAAAEASFSAPGAGAYERVRGYLLRERDVLRGCPVGRLTMDPDVIADPELRRPVEETLDWLRGRLAEIVAEGQRQGEFVADLDPARIAATVVATVQGGYVLARAAGTTTHFDLAVRGLLDLLAAARTPAA; via the coding sequence ATGTACAGTGATCACATGAGCACAACGGAACGCCTGATCGAGAGCACCCAGGAGCTCCTGTGGGAGCGGGGATACGTCGGCACCAGCCCCAAGGCGATCCAGCAACGGGCGGGCGCGGGCCAGGGCAGCATGTACCACCACTTCCGTGGCAAGCCCGACCTCGCGCTGACCGCGATCCGCCGCACCGCCGAGCAGTTGCGGGCCGCCGCCGAGGCGTCGTTCTCCGCGCCGGGCGCCGGGGCGTACGAGCGCGTCCGCGGCTATCTGCTGCGCGAGCGCGACGTGCTGCGCGGCTGCCCGGTGGGCCGGCTGACGATGGATCCCGACGTCATCGCCGACCCGGAGCTGCGACGGCCGGTCGAGGAGACCCTGGACTGGCTGCGCGGGCGGCTGGCGGAGATCGTCGCGGAGGGGCAGCGCCAGGGCGAGTTCGTCGCGGACCTCGACCCCGCGCGGATCGCCGCCACGGTCGTGGCCACCGTGCAGGGCGGCTATGTGCTCGCCCGCGCGGCCGGCACCACGACCCACTTCGACCTGGCGGTACGGGGGTTGCTGGACCTGCTCGCGGCCGCCCGTACCCCGGCGGCCTGA
- a CDS encoding cupin domain-containing protein has product MEITRNRPDTRPGPPERFTGTVWLDELAAPPAPSRLRLFSVHFAPGARTFWHRHPHGQVLHVTEGVGLVQRAGGPLEEIRAGDTVWIAPGEEHWHGAGPRTFMTHLAVVEAAADGTTTEWVAPVGEDVYPA; this is encoded by the coding sequence ATGGAGATCACCAGGAATCGCCCCGACACCCGACCCGGGCCGCCGGAGCGCTTCACCGGCACGGTGTGGCTGGACGAGCTCGCGGCGCCGCCGGCCCCGTCCCGACTGCGCCTCTTCAGCGTCCACTTCGCCCCGGGCGCCCGCACCTTCTGGCACCGGCATCCGCACGGTCAGGTGCTGCACGTGACCGAGGGCGTCGGACTCGTCCAGCGCGCCGGTGGGCCCTTGGAGGAGATCCGGGCCGGCGACACCGTGTGGATCGCGCCCGGCGAGGAGCACTGGCACGGGGCCGGCCCCCGCACCTTCATGACCCACCTGGCCGTCGTCGAGGCCGCCGCCGACGGCACCACCACCGAGTGGGTCGCCCCGGTCGGCGAGGACGTGTACCCGGCCTGA
- a CDS encoding DUF4865 family protein: protein MHAMQYRITLPADYDMTIIRRRVRTKGHLLDDFPGLGLKAYGIRERGVDGSPVNAYAPFYLWTSTEAMNGFLWGPGFRGLSHDFGRPTVENWLGLGFARGPATAAAPGFFSRRAEPVPAGTDPDAAVERALEELEHRAAADGVHCAAVGIDPHRWELLHFTLWADAAPTADGELYQVLHLSAPHLDELPRGRGW, encoded by the coding sequence ATGCACGCGATGCAGTACCGCATCACCCTGCCCGCCGACTACGACATGACGATCATTCGCCGTCGGGTGCGGACGAAGGGCCATCTGCTCGACGACTTCCCCGGACTCGGCCTGAAGGCGTACGGAATCCGCGAGCGCGGGGTCGACGGCTCGCCGGTGAACGCCTACGCGCCGTTCTACCTGTGGACCAGCACCGAGGCCATGAACGGCTTTCTCTGGGGCCCCGGATTCCGCGGGCTCAGCCATGACTTCGGCCGCCCGACCGTCGAGAACTGGCTGGGGCTCGGCTTCGCGCGCGGCCCGGCCACGGCCGCCGCGCCGGGCTTCTTCAGCCGCCGCGCGGAGCCGGTCCCGGCCGGCACCGACCCGGACGCCGCCGTCGAGCGCGCCCTGGAGGAGCTGGAGCACCGGGCGGCCGCGGACGGAGTGCACTGCGCCGCCGTCGGCATCGACCCGCACCGCTGGGAACTGCTCCACTTCACCCTCTGGGCGGACGCCGCTCCCACCGCGGACGGGGAGCTCTACCAGGTGCTGCACCTGTCCGCCCCGCACCTGGACGAGCTCCCGCGAGGGCGGGGGTGGTGA
- a CDS encoding phosphotriesterase has protein sequence MRTVLGDVPAAELGVCDAHDHLFLRSPLLPGQELDDPAAAADELRAFAAAGGRAVVQWTPYGMGRGAGHLAELSRATGVRIVAATGLHQARHYAPALLDRVRDRLAELFLAELTLGIGRVEGIEGFEPSTDLEVPGSGGGAARRATHAGHDAETPPRVERDRVTAPRAERDTETPPRAERVSETSPRAGLIKVAGGFHGLDAHARATMAAAAVAHHRTGAPIGVHLELGTGALDVLDLLCGELGVAPDRVILGHLNRSPDLPVHRKAAELGAYLAFDGPSHAHHATDWRLSDALSALADAGHADRLLLGGDTTTAAARFVNGGPGLPHLLRGLRARLELSLPAELVTRVFTANPARAFAVDWPAPAG, from the coding sequence GTGCGCACGGTGCTGGGCGACGTCCCCGCCGCCGAGCTGGGCGTGTGCGACGCCCATGACCACCTCTTCCTGCGCAGCCCGCTGCTGCCCGGCCAGGAGCTCGACGACCCCGCGGCGGCCGCCGACGAACTGCGGGCCTTCGCCGCGGCGGGCGGCCGCGCGGTGGTGCAGTGGACCCCCTACGGCATGGGGCGCGGCGCCGGTCACCTCGCGGAGCTCTCCCGCGCGACCGGGGTCCGCATCGTCGCCGCCACCGGCCTGCACCAGGCGCGGCACTACGCCCCGGCGCTGCTCGACCGGGTACGGGACCGACTGGCCGAGCTCTTCCTGGCCGAACTGACGCTCGGGATCGGGCGCGTCGAGGGGATCGAAGGCTTCGAGCCCTCCACGGACCTGGAGGTCCCCGGCAGCGGCGGTGGGGCGGCGAGAAGGGCCACTCACGCGGGGCATGACGCGGAAACGCCGCCGCGAGTGGAGCGCGACCGGGTAACAGCGCCCCGCGCGGAGCGCGACACGGAAACGCCGCCCCGCGCGGAGCGCGTTTCGGAGACCTCCCCCCGCGCGGGGCTCATCAAGGTCGCCGGCGGGTTCCACGGCCTGGACGCCCATGCCCGCGCCACCATGGCCGCGGCCGCCGTCGCCCACCACCGCACCGGCGCCCCCATCGGCGTCCATCTGGAGCTGGGGACGGGCGCGTTGGACGTGCTCGACCTGCTCTGCGGCGAGCTGGGCGTGGCGCCGGACCGGGTGATCCTGGGCCACCTCAACCGTTCGCCCGACCTTCCCGTCCACCGCAAGGCCGCCGAACTGGGCGCCTACCTCGCCTTCGACGGCCCCTCCCACGCCCACCACGCCACGGACTGGCGCCTTTCCGACGCCCTGTCCGCCCTGGCCGACGCCGGACACGCCGACCGGCTGCTGCTCGGCGGCGACACCACCACGGCCGCGGCCCGCTTCGTCAACGGCGGCCCCGGCCTGCCGCACCTCCTCCGCGGCCTGCGCGCACGGCTCGAACTGAGCCTTCCGGCCGAGCTGGTGACCCGCGTGTTCACCGCCAACCCGGCCCGCGCCTTCGCCGTCGACTGGCCGGCCCCGGCTGGCTGA
- a CDS encoding ROK family protein has protein sequence MTQTRTRLERGRSALGPALELVHTGRAPTRAVLTAELGVTRATAGAVAAELEALGLIQVDARPGGAAGSQGRPSHRLAIAPNGPVVLAAQVHSDGFRAALVGLGGRIVATAPGCMTVPADPAQVLGAVVEAGAGLLRETGRRCVGAGLAVPSAVAEPEGTALNPLHLAWSAGAPVRELFTRSLAAADIPHEGFAGNDVNLAALAEHRHGAGRGAQHLLCVATGHRGVGGALVLDGRLHTGSAGLALEVGHLTVNPEGAPCHCGSRGCLDIEADPLAFLTAAGREPGPEVSLLQQARELLRAEYGEPVGAGVPGESAADDAAGTAAATGGRGASDVTSGDAVGPAVAAAPDGGAGSVPRDPRVRAATHQLIDRLGLGLAGLVNILNPDRIILGGLHRELLEADPERLRAVVAERSLWGRSGGVPILPCTLDYNSLVGAAELAWQPVLDDPLGALTTA, from the coding sequence GTGACCCAGACTCGGACAAGGCTGGAGCGGGGCCGAAGTGCGCTCGGCCCGGCACTGGAGCTCGTACACACCGGCCGCGCGCCCACCCGTGCCGTGCTGACCGCCGAACTCGGCGTGACCCGCGCCACCGCCGGCGCCGTCGCGGCCGAGCTGGAGGCGCTCGGCCTCATCCAGGTCGACGCGCGGCCGGGCGGCGCCGCGGGCTCCCAGGGGCGTCCCTCGCACCGGCTCGCGATCGCCCCGAACGGCCCCGTCGTCCTCGCCGCCCAGGTGCACTCCGACGGCTTCCGCGCCGCGCTCGTCGGACTCGGCGGCCGGATCGTCGCCACCGCGCCCGGCTGCATGACCGTGCCCGCCGACCCGGCCCAGGTGCTGGGCGCCGTGGTCGAGGCGGGCGCCGGGCTGCTGCGGGAGACCGGACGGCGCTGTGTGGGCGCGGGGTTGGCGGTGCCGTCCGCCGTCGCCGAGCCGGAGGGCACCGCGCTCAACCCGCTGCACCTCGCCTGGTCCGCGGGCGCGCCGGTGCGGGAGCTGTTCACCCGCAGCCTGGCGGCGGCCGACATTCCCCACGAGGGGTTCGCGGGCAACGACGTCAACCTGGCGGCGCTCGCCGAACACCGGCACGGGGCCGGCCGCGGCGCCCAGCACCTGCTGTGCGTGGCCACCGGTCACCGGGGCGTCGGCGGTGCGCTGGTCCTGGACGGCCGGCTGCACACGGGCAGCGCCGGGCTGGCGCTGGAGGTCGGCCATCTGACCGTCAACCCCGAAGGCGCGCCCTGCCACTGCGGCAGCCGAGGCTGCCTGGACATCGAGGCGGACCCGCTCGCCTTCCTCACCGCGGCCGGGCGCGAGCCCGGGCCGGAGGTCTCGCTGCTCCAGCAGGCCCGCGAGCTGCTCCGCGCGGAGTACGGGGAGCCTGTCGGCGCCGGCGTCCCCGGGGAGTCGGCCGCGGACGACGCCGCCGGCACGGCCGCGGCCACCGGTGGGCGCGGCGCCTCTGACGTGACGTCGGGCGACGCCGTGGGGCCGGCCGTGGCCGCCGCCCCGGACGGCGGGGCCGGCTCCGTGCCCCGGGACCCGCGGGTACGGGCCGCCACCCACCAGCTGATCGACCGGCTCGGCCTCGGCCTCGCCGGACTGGTGAACATCCTCAACCCGGACCGCATCATCCTCGGCGGCCTCCACCGCGAGTTGCTGGAGGCCGACCCGGAACGGCTCCGCGCGGTCGTCGCCGAGCGCAGCCTGTGGGGGCGCAGCGGCGGCGTGCCGATCCTGCCCTGCACGCTCGACTACAACAGCCTCGTCGGCGCCGCCGAGCTGGCCTGGCAGCCGGTGCTGGACGATCCGCTGGGGGCGTTGACGACCGCGTAG
- a CDS encoding MFS transporter: MRGQTAGNAPDPALSRLRAALTLFFALDGFVFAGWVVRIPAVKEQTGASPGALGLALLGVSAGAVATMVVTGRLCRRFGSHPMTVAAAVLMSLSVALPPLTHSALALGLVLLVFGAGFGGLNVAMNSAAVDLVAALRRPVMPTLHAAFSLGGMAGAGLGGLVAGHLSATRHLALLAAAGVLLALFAGRTLIALPAPTVPGTAATATPDGSTTGATASDDGRPQAERHSARAGGSRWPVLVFGLIALCTAYGEGAMADWAALHLDQDLGASPGMAAAGYSLFALAMTVGRLTGSALLERLGQTRALVAGGATAAAGMLLGSLAPVLPLALAGFAVTGLGLANIFPIAIGRAGALAGPDGVATASTLGYAGMLLGPPTIGFLADWSSLSTALTTVALLSALAAAVAYGTRHTVRDSGRRTAGTEPRST, translated from the coding sequence ATGCGCGGGCAAACGGCGGGCAACGCGCCGGATCCCGCCCTCTCCCGCCTCCGCGCAGCCCTGACCCTCTTCTTCGCGCTCGACGGCTTCGTCTTCGCCGGTTGGGTGGTCCGCATCCCCGCCGTCAAGGAGCAGACCGGCGCTTCCCCCGGAGCGCTCGGACTCGCCCTGCTGGGCGTGTCGGCGGGCGCCGTGGCGACCATGGTCGTCACCGGGCGCCTGTGCCGCCGCTTCGGCAGCCACCCGATGACCGTGGCGGCCGCCGTCCTGATGTCGCTCAGCGTCGCACTGCCGCCGCTGACCCACTCGGCCCTCGCCCTGGGCCTGGTGTTGCTCGTCTTCGGCGCCGGGTTCGGCGGCCTCAACGTCGCCATGAACAGCGCCGCGGTCGACCTGGTCGCCGCCCTGCGACGCCCCGTCATGCCCACCCTGCACGCCGCCTTCAGCCTCGGCGGCATGGCCGGGGCGGGCCTCGGCGGACTGGTCGCCGGGCACCTGTCCGCCACCCGCCATCTGGCGCTGCTCGCCGCCGCCGGGGTACTGCTGGCCCTGTTCGCGGGCCGCACCCTGATCGCCCTACCCGCACCCACGGTTCCCGGCACGGCCGCGACCGCGACCCCGGACGGGTCGACCACGGGCGCCACGGCGTCGGACGACGGCCGGCCGCAAGCCGAGCGGCACTCCGCGCGGGCGGGCGGTTCCCGCTGGCCGGTACTGGTCTTCGGACTGATCGCCCTGTGCACGGCGTACGGCGAGGGCGCGATGGCCGACTGGGCCGCGCTCCACCTCGACCAGGACCTCGGCGCCTCCCCCGGCATGGCCGCCGCGGGCTACTCCCTCTTCGCCCTCGCCATGACCGTGGGCCGACTCACCGGCAGCGCCCTGCTGGAACGACTCGGCCAGACCCGGGCCCTGGTCGCGGGCGGCGCCACGGCCGCGGCCGGGATGCTGCTGGGCTCCCTCGCCCCCGTGCTTCCGCTCGCCCTGGCGGGGTTCGCGGTCACCGGCCTGGGCCTGGCCAACATCTTCCCGATCGCGATCGGCCGCGCGGGGGCGCTGGCCGGCCCCGACGGCGTCGCCACCGCGTCCACCCTCGGCTACGCGGGCATGCTGCTGGGCCCGCCGACGATCGGCTTCCTGGCGGACTGGAGTTCGCTCTCCACGGCCCTGACCACGGTGGCACTGCTGTCCGCGCTCGCCGCGGCCGTCGCGTACGGCACCCGGCACACGGTGCGCGACAGCGGGCGGCGCACGGCGGGGACGGAGCCGCGGTCCACGTGA
- a CDS encoding DUF4442 domain-containing protein, with protein sequence MARRSHSAQTLRRGINLWPPFLFAGVRVLHIADDWSGARVRLRMHRFNRNYVGTHFGGSLFAMADPFWMLLVMNSLGRDYIVWDKKGEIDFVSPGRGDVFAEFKLTEDRLEEIRQATADGSKALPWFENDVVAADGTVVARVRKQLYVRRKERA encoded by the coding sequence ATGGCCCGTAGATCACACTCAGCGCAGACCCTGCGGCGCGGCATCAACCTCTGGCCGCCGTTCCTGTTCGCCGGCGTGCGCGTGCTCCACATCGCCGACGACTGGAGCGGCGCACGGGTCCGGCTCCGCATGCACCGCTTCAACCGCAACTACGTGGGCACCCACTTCGGCGGCTCGCTGTTCGCCATGGCCGATCCGTTCTGGATGCTGCTCGTCATGAACAGCCTGGGCCGCGACTACATCGTGTGGGACAAGAAGGGCGAGATCGACTTCGTCTCCCCCGGGCGCGGGGACGTCTTCGCCGAGTTCAAGCTCACCGAGGACCGGCTGGAGGAGATCCGGCAGGCCACCGCGGACGGCTCCAAGGCTCTGCCCTGGTTCGAGAACGACGTGGTCGCGGCCGACGGTACGGTGGTGGCACGGGTCCGCAAACAGCTGTACGTGCGGCGCAAGGAGCGGGCCTGA
- a CDS encoding DUF6332 family protein — protein MARVRNQAGRDALTVEIVFAVFTGALLAAPLFVAVASPALFGDPDEGRASAWMVAGAITAAAGFTVRVVRVLRRFSRAERA, from the coding sequence ATGGCGAGGGTCCGGAATCAGGCAGGGCGCGACGCGCTCACCGTGGAGATCGTGTTCGCGGTCTTCACCGGCGCGCTGCTCGCCGCTCCGCTCTTCGTGGCCGTCGCCTCCCCCGCGCTCTTCGGCGACCCCGACGAGGGCCGCGCGAGCGCCTGGATGGTCGCCGGCGCCATCACCGCGGCGGCCGGTTTCACGGTGCGCGTGGTGCGGGTGCTGCGGCGGTTCAGCCGAGCCGAACGGGCCTGA